The genomic interval GGCAGGAACATGGCAATGTTGACTTAGatgattttaaactgaatttgtATAGTCTGAACCAAAGTCTGCTGCCCAATGGAGATGGGCTTGTGCCCCTTTTGCTCTTAGCTACACACTGTGGTGGCTCACCTTGAGTAAGCTCTAGGCATGTGATCCCATGACAAGCTAATCTAACTCACTAAAATGTCAGAAAACTAACctgatgaggaagaaataatctcttttttttccaagttgtatgggagatttgagggattttcttgaggttgttgtgtggatgggtttctattagatggagatttatttctgaactagccaaaggaatctcaaggccagcaCGAAGGCTGAAAAACACCACCTGCTTTGGGAGTGAGGCAATTCTAtaataacagggcctcaacaagatGTAAATTAAcgagacctattagcagtgagacttgagcacgtggacagctcgtgaacatggacaatatccaatcagctaatgcatgcttggagcgtggacgcatgATCAAGAAAGAACTGcgtatataaggaggcttgtttctgtaataaacggcttcgcttgaattcatattggattgtgtggtgtccatgagttttcgccctcgcaAAGTTGGATTAGCAATTTGGGGGGACTGGAAGAGCCTGGGAGCAGGTGCAAAGGAAAGAGGTTGTGTCTCTCTGAGTAGGTGGTGAGAAGGAATGTAGGTATAGAAAGGAGCAAGCATAGGGTAGGggaagcaggcagggaggaggtggTGCAGGACCCGTTTGTCCTGCACTTTTTTGCTGGCTTGGTTTTGCTCAGCCTAAGCTCAACCTCAGCCTAAGCTGCCAGCTCTGTGGTTACCAGGCCAGCAGCGGGTGGTGCTTTGGTAACTCAGATGCACCGTTTTAAACGGTGGTTTTCAACACCTaaagcttctgttctccagacCTCTGgatcttcttttgttttgaaaggagTGACTCTCCAAATGGTGCTACTTTGTAGCTTTTGTACGATTATTGATAGTCTTTCTAGGGATGTAATTAACtcaagtgttttcatttttcatgtgaTTAAAATTTAGGGAGATGAGCTTGACCTTCTTCCTGTTATAGATATTGGAATGCTGTTGAGCTAGCAGAGTCAACAAGAAGTTTAGATACCTGAATGTTAATTTAGATTATGATGGTATAAATTCAAAGTGCAACAGCTGTTTCTTATTGACTGCTTGTCCATATAATCTTGTTCCAGATTGAGATTGTTTGTAGTAACCTGAGCTAGAACTCTCGAGAAGTTTAGGAGTTACTGACTTCGTAGATGAGCTGTTGTTATTCAAATCAAATATGAAAAAGCTTCATTATCGTGGTCAAAGGATATTCCTTCTGGAGCTGTCTGGCTCTTTAGGGTGAGCAACAAGAGGGGAAGATATTGTTGAAGTTCTAGCAAGATGCTGAGCCCTTGACATTCAGTCTGAGGCCTGTATCCTATGCAGAGCTTTACACGTGATTTAAGCAACAAGAAGCCTGGAAATACACATTGCTTCCTGTAGCTCTTACTCTACATTATATACTTTAGTTAGTGGTTTGTACCAATACCAACTCAGTTTAActtattttctatatttctgCTGGTTTGCTTGTGTTAACTTCTGTGATGcactttggtattttttttcaagacaagTGGGAGGATCCTgcaactgtaaatatttttcttgtgagATCTTGTAGTATTGGGTAGGGAGCCAAGATTAATATCAAAAAGTAATGGACCTTTTGGtgtatgctttttcttttttgtttttagaaggtgatgcttttttttggtagaatgttggattctttatttctgttccaAGAGACCTGACTAAGAGCTACCTCTTCTACTTGAgcattctttcctttctcactCTATTGAATACTATGGGAAGTGCCGAGTGGGCACGATGCCTCTTTAAAACACAAACCGTAAACTGAACTGAATCAACTTGATAAAATGCATAGAAACTATCTGAACTTCCCTAGGCTTTTGTTTGAAAGTATACTTTATGACACTTACtattgtttgcattttattttaaaaatacttctttaaacTAAAGTCTGTTCCTTGTGGTCTTCTGTGGAATCTAATGTAATGTGCTTACTCTTGGGCTTCTGGTGAGCAGGAACTAGAGGAAAGAAGTTATAAACATCTGCCCTGATGCAGTTGTCTTTAAGTTGTGCCTTTAAGTCAGTTACTGTTGTAAAGATACTACTTGAAATAGGTTTTTAGACCAATACAGTGAGGAAAAGGTGGTTGATGTGCTCcaagcagcagggaaagctgGTCATTTTAGCAGCAGAagttaaaactgaaattcagtGATCCTCCATGCAATTAAAGAGAATCGCATTAGTATCATTTAGGTATTGCTTGGAGAAAGCTCTAGatcgggggtgtcaaactcacttTCATGGGGGACACATCAGCCTGGTGGTTGCGTCCagagggccaaatgtaattttaggattgtataaatgtagaGGTGGGAAGGGCTTCACGTTCCCCGTATACCTTCTGAACAGATTATATGTGAAAATGCAGATTCCTGAGCGGTCTAGAAATAGCTCCCTAGAAGGGATTCCCATATTCTGTCCTTTGACATTAAACCTGGACAGCAGAGTTCTCAGATCTTTCATATGTTTTCAGTTATTGGCATGAGTTTTATCGCCATGGAGGATGTGGGAATAATCCGTTCCCTGAACATCAGTGACTGGGATGTTTAGAAAAGTATAAGCTGAATAGATGACTGGAATGGGACAGAATGGACAAAAACATgaatgagaaagagagagattttGGGAGTGGAATGGAAAACAATCGAGGAAATTTAAGAAAGCATTCTAATGTACTTACTGTGTTTGTCCCAAAGGGTAAAATGTGAGcgtgaaagaaaaatcaaagtgatgggaaaggacaggaaaaaaccTTAACGTGGCTTATGTTACAGGAAGAAGTGAAGTCAGGAAACAACGTGGTTATAACCAAAGCAACATTATGAGACTACCTGATTGTATTCATTGCCTATTAATGGGATGCTGATTTATAAGTTTACAGGAACATCTACAGGacagtggaaaatattttcctgttataGCCTTTGCATTGCAGGGATGTAGTGGCCTCGGTTCTCTTTGCCCTGTTGAGACTTATTTAGGAAAGGTGGGTGTATAGGGATTTTTGTGCTTGTGGTAGAGGCACATTCTTGAGTAATTAGTATTTAGGTTTTCCCCTGCCCCCAGCATACCATGTATATGGTCATATAGTTTTTATGTAGGCATAGAGTTCTGCACAACTAGGGTGAtgtagtttaaaacaaaatagcatTTGTAAGTTAGACATGAGCCTCATAGgcaagttctttttttctttgaggtttttttaagctCTCTGCAGAAGACAATGTATTTCAAACTAAAGTCTgctttactgtattttattttaaatcagattATTGGAAGAATTTGTAAATCATATCCAAGAATTACAGGTAATGGATGAAAGGATTCAGAGGAAGGTGGAGAAACTAGAACAGCAATGCCAGAAGGAAGCCAAGGAATTTGCCAAGAAAGTACAAGAGCTGCAGAAAAGCAACCAGGTAAAATCTAAAGACTATAGTCAGTGCTAAGCTGTGCaagttttaaaagcattacATGGTCTATTCACATTTCTTGGTACAGGGTGCTACTGTtccagataaaaataaagagagttTGATGGAAAACAGTTTCCCCTGTCAAAAGGGGCTTATCTACATGTTCCGTTAACGAGCGGTAGCTGTTCTGAAACTCTTCACAATAGTTAAAAGGAAGACACTAAACCTTAAGCAGTTGCATATACTTAATTAGCAGTTCTGAGTAGTTCTGTAGTTCTGAGGTACAGCACCCGGAAAGCTGGTGCCTGCATTCGTCGTGCTTTTTACTGAAGTAACTCTGGTGTTTCCTAGAGCACAGTAAATGGAAATCGTGAGTTCTGTGTCTCTGTTCTCCCAGGTTGCCTTCCAACATTTCCAAGAACTAGATGAGCACATCAGCTATGTAGCAACTAAGGTCTGTCACCTTGGTGACCAACTGGAGGGGGTAAACACGCCACGGCAACGGGCTGTAGAGGCTCAGAAGCTGATGAAATACTTTAATGAGTTTCTGGATGGAGAGCTGAAGTCTGATGTTTTTACAAACTCTGAAAAGGTAAGAGCTGTCAGCGGGATGAAAGCAGTTCAAAGCAAGAAGCAGTACTGCCCTAATTACAAGCTGCTACCATGACTTACCATGGTCAGGCTTCAAACCAGTGAGTGGCTGACTTGTTAAAGTTTCATTGttctgaaatggaaattaaCAACACTAGGCTGCAGATCGCTGATAAAGCATTTGTACTCCATGATGCTTAGTGTGGCAATGttggcatttttaattttatgaaatTATCGGAGATTTGAGAAATGCTGGGAAGGAAACTTTAGAGTACATACAAtatctgcctttttcctttgaaCCCCTTGCCTCCGATCCACCCTGTAATGCAGAACGTTTCTGAATACAACTTCTTTGTGAAACTTCACTCTGTTGGGTCAGTCCACTGGCCTTGGATACCTTTTTGTCACAGCATGCCTTTGGGCTTTGTGTAGTCCTGTGGTTATGTCTCCACCCTCTGAATTTAGAGGAACCAGGCAGGGAAACTTCAAAGAAACgtgaaagcattttgtttttcttctgcttcgAGAGTATGTTCATAAAGCAAACGTGACCTGAGTGGTGTGGctaatagaaatattttgaaggaaaagtgTTCAGCTGCAACCAAAAGGGCACATATTATATTTCCCATTGCAGTTTGAAAGAACAGTAaagtgttgtgggtttgttttgttttgttgttttgttttgtgggttttttgctgtagtgttgtatttgctttttgttttgttttggggggtttgagGTGTGTCCTGAAGAATCTTCCCACTCTCCTCCAATTCTGTGCAGTGGTGTGGTTGCAGTCAGGAAAAACATTCCAGTACGTGGAAACAGTAAAAACTTGGTTTGCACATTCAGCAAAGACACGTGCTTAAAATGCAGCTCATAAAGGAACCAAGAATAGGTTAATAGTCATCCCCTCTCTACTGAGCTGAAGGTATCTGTCAGGGAAATGAAAAAGCTAAtcatttcaggtagttgtatTCCCAAGAAGTCAGTTGCATAGTGACTTTTGATTGATGGTCTCTGGATCTATGGTAATTGCCAGTTGATAGTTTGCCCTAATCAAAGAGGGAGCACATAAAAACTTCTCGACTTCCAAGGAAAACAGAGGTTTCACATAACAGAAGTTGTTCTATGGACAGCCTTTTCCAGACCTGCataagtttttctttcttttttcctaagtagaaataaaacatacatttacaaaatatttaatggtAACATGGCAAATAACAAAACATAAGTTAAAGAGAATTGTATGTTGTCTGCTGAGGTATCATAAAGAATTAAATTTTCACTTATAACTTGAAGTTTCATAATACCTTCTGTTGAAGGATCTGAAAAATCTGGTAGATAAGTTTGTCAGCACGGCGAAGCAGTCACTAACTGGTACTTGGGTGCACTTCCCATGCTGATTGGttgtggggaggaaaaaaaaatgataaaaggTTTTGCTGgccaggacagagcagagattTGCATGCTGCGTTAACTTCATTTGTTAGCTTTTGTATTTGTGCAGCTATTCATATTTTGGAGATGCATGATTAACTTCCATCTTGATTTTTGCTTTGGACCTCAGAGTTTGTAATTTCTAATAGAGAAATTTCTCCTTCCTTGGGAGAATATGACATACTCCCAACTATACTCTGCTTTGATCCCCTTTCTcgccttcctctcctcttcatGGTGAGCACTGTTGTGACTTTTTTGGTTACAGCCAATTCCATcaaggggaaagggacctgggggtcctggggacagcagggtgaccatgagccagcactgggcccttgtggccaggaagccaatggtacctggggtgggttagaagggggtggtcagtaggtcagagaggttctcctgcccctctgctctgccctggggagaccacacctggaatattgtgtccagatgtggcccctcagttccagcaggacagggaactgctggagagagtccagtgtagggcatCAaagatcaagggagtggagcatctcctgtgtgaggaaaggctgagggagctggggctctggagctggacaagaggaggctgaggggtgacctcattaatgcttacaaatatgtaaagggtgagtgtcaggaggatggagccaggctcttcttagtgacaaccaatgataggataaggggtaatgggtacaaactggaacacaagaggttccacttaaattttagaagaaacttcttctcagtaagggtaacagaacactggcccaggctgcccagggggttgtggagtctccttctgtgcagacattccaacccgcctggacaccttcctgtgtaacctcatctgggtgttcctgctccatggggggattgcactggatgagctttccaggtcccttccaatccttgaCATTCTGGGATTGTGTGAGCCATGTGTGCAAGGGTTGCTAACCATTTCACTTCTGAGTTCaacagttttcttctgcttggGTGTGAGTCAATAAGACTTTTATCCTAATGCCTTATAATGTTGCTGTTCGGCCAGCTCTGTGTTACAGTTATATATTTGATTCCCAAATGGGAGGGTGCAAATTTTCCTGACGTTGCTCTAGTTACATTCTGATCTAATCAGCCCTGAAGAATCTTCGGTTGGCACAGTGCAGTGATGAGCTATTTGTCCAGGTAATTTAGACACTTACACAGACGAGCTCCATGTGAACACGTAACTAAGGACTTTTAATCATCTTTTGACCTATGtaattttatgttaaaaaacaaacaaacaaaaccgcacacaaaccaccaccaacaaaaacaaacaaacaaaccccccccaaacacaaaatcaaaccaaacaaactaaaacaaaaacaaaccccaaaactttAAGCATCATAAAAGTACATATGGGGACTTTAAGTGGGTGATTTCTTCCATGCGTGCATCAACTGCACCTATAAAAATTAGGCAGTGGAGGGGGAGGAAAGGAATAGCCCACAATCAGACCTTCTTTGCTAATTATGTCATGTTTTACTCTTAACAGATTAAGGAGGCAGCTGATATTATTCAGAAACTGCATTTGATTGCCCAGGAACTGCCTTTTGACAGGTACAATTCTATCTGaacttctttggggaaaaaaaaacccttcacaTAAGTATAATTTTCTCATGCTTCCCTTGTCTAATTTTTGGTGCTTTACTTAGTGATTCATGTAGCCTTTAAGATAGATGGTGTGctcatttctctcttctattCTCAAACTTATGTTCGCACACTCATGTTGTGGGATCATCCTTACATACACATCCTAAACTGCTTAGCAGACTTTTAATGGGATAATTTTGCTGTGCTGACTTAGTGCTAGATTTGAATTAGATGCTTGTAGGTTTTTATGGATATATAGCGTGTAACTTTTCTGTCATCTTTGTGttacatgttttcatttttaagcagAGTGGCTGTTATTCATGATCTAGGATGGCTGTGATTCTTCTCGTCATGTGGATTTGAATTTAAtcgtggtgttttttttgttaacaGGTTTTCTGAAGTAAAATCAAAGATAGCAAGTAAGTTATCAGTTCTGTTCAGTCTGTGTTCCTGTAGTTGAGTTGTTAAATATGATTAAAGAAGTACGCAATACTGTCGGTGTTACGGTTTTGGTTGGTGCTTGCATTACGTAGCCTgatggatttttgttgttatccCCTTTCCAGGTAAGTACCATGATTTAGAGTGCCAGCTAATTCAAGAGTTTACCAGCGCACAGCGGAGAGGCGAAATCTCCAGAATGAGAGAAGTAGCAGcagttttgcttcattttaagGTAAAAACCAAGGGTTTccatttaaatacataaataaaacaacccATGATACACTAAGTGCTTGTTTTAAGTGAACATGTTTGCATGGGCACAGCCACCACACCAGATAATGtgaataactttaaaaatactgagaTGTTCCATCTGAAATCAAGTGCAGGGGAATAAAAGAGGCAGACGATGAGGGATTGGAAGTGGTGTCAGTAGAGACTGTtccaatatattattttcttgtagATATATGAACTGACTTCCATGCTCAAGAAGTGTGTTGAAACTTGTGGTGTGTATCCACTTAGAGTGGTGAAAAGTGACGTTACATTAGGCTTGTGACAAAAATGGGTTTAAAAGAGTCTACGCTTTCAatgaatctatttttttttgcagtaacTTTTTCACAGGGATTGTTCCCTTCATTTAATTCTATAATGAAAGCACAGAGAACCTGCTTTAACACCAAGTTGTTTACTCCTTCCACAGGGCTATTCCCATTGCGTTGACGTGTACATAAAACAGTGTCAAGAGGTAAATGCATGTTGTTTTATATGTATCTCTTTGTGTGTTGACTTATTTATCGTATAGTTCTaaatatattacaaaatatGCTTCTGAAACCCTAGGGTGCATTCTTGAGGAATGACGTCTTTGAAGATGCAGCCATCCTCTGCCAACGCGTGAATAAGCAAGTTGGAGAAGTCTTTAGCAATCCGGAGACTGTGCTAGCCAAACTCATTCAAAATATCTTTGAAGTTAAACTTCAGGTATATTTTAGATTTTAACACATTGAAGTTTGTTGAGGAGATTTTTCGTTAAAAAGTATTATATCTAGTGGTAACAATTAATGAGAATTTATAATATTTGTTATCTTGGATGAGGATGTGGAGTCACAGCTGATTGCTCTGTAACAATTCAGACAGATAATCAAGCCTGTATCAAATAAAGCTGCTTGTACTTTGAACACGGTGCGACTGAAAATAGTCAAATTCAATATGTAAAATTATAAGGGAATCAGTGTGTTCATTAGCTAATTCACAAGATGCATATTTCATTTCCTCTGGATGCCCGCTACCAAGAATATGTCAGAAAGTTTCACATTTAATTGTTCATCCTTGGAATTGAGTTTCATGTGTAAGGTTAGCATCAAACAAGCCAAAATAGCTTATGTTGTGCATACTGTCTCACAGCTACTGCAGTATTTATGTGAAAGTCTGGAACAGTTGGAAATATTGAGTTTCCCATCCTGTAAATACAGTCACTTTAATGTGTGAAGTCAACAATGTGACTACTTGTCGCAAAAAGCACTATCCTTGTAGATATAATTCTCCTTATGGTTTAGAGATCGAGCTTGTGTTTCAACCCCAAATTTGTGTGTTGGGTTTGACTTAGTATTGTGTGGTAAGTAATATTTGTCCAAATAGTCAATGACAAGAAGGCTGTAAGCTTGCATCTGCTTTGTGTATGTTACAAGAAGTGAATACATGTCTCCTTTGCTTACTGTCATCTGCAGAAATGCCCCTAGGCCTCTGAtggtttttattcttaaaaagaGGAGATTTCATGATTGTTGGTCAAGCATATTTTCGAACCAATCTGTCTCTTGTCTTTGCTTCACACGCTACTGCTTTGTATtactaaataattttcttctaagAGATGCATTGAACTCTATACATCTGTAAATTAGAGATTTAAAACCAAAGAATATATGAATTACCTTAAGTAAGATGTACACTTTGCAGTAAATTACATATAATCTAGCGAATCATGAGTATGATCTGTGGTTGCTAGTTTATCTTCTAACAGATGTACCCACATTTTACAGAGTTATGTGAAGGACCAGCTGGAGGAACACAGGAAATCAGATGCAGAACAGTATCTTAAGAACCTCTATGATCTATACACAAGGTATTTTTATATTGATGATGAAATTATTGTTGTAGATATTCTCTTGTAATACACTGATGTATTATCAAGACGTGAGAAGAGAAGCCAAGTGTAAACTTCTCATAAAAATGGAAGGTTTTTTGTGGACATTAACTTTGACAGTGTTTGCTTTCCTGAAGAAAGTTTAAAATTGTGGTTATTATTTTTCATGGCAAGTATTTAATATAGTGATCTTTGAGAGCAATTCTAAAAGTGTGCAAAAGCCAGTCGTCTGCATCTCGCCAGCGACTCATTTATTGCAATTGTACCATATGGAATTGAACACGAATTATGCAAAATTCTCGACTTAAATGTAGAGCTGCTAGAAGTCTTAATCGCAATCAGGATTCTGTTGTGCTATGTGCTTTACAAACATGTAATACTGTAATTCATACAAACTCAaccctttcctcctctccctttctttgtttcttttgcatAAAGAACTACTAATCTGTCAAGCAAATTGATGGAGTTTAACTTGGGTACTGATAAGCAGACTTTCTTGTCTAAGCTTATCAAATCCATTTTCATTTCCTACTTGGAGAATTACATTGAGGTGGAAATTGGTTACTTGAAAAGTCGGAGCGCTATGATTCTGCAACGCTATTACGATTCCAAAAACCACCAGAAAAGGTCCATTGGCACTGGAGGGTAAGTTTCTTCCGTCAAGTTTCATGCTTTTGAAATGAAAGGGGGGCGGTAAGGGGGGAAACAGTGTTTGCCATGTCAGATGATGAACTGCAAGAAAGCAGGTGGCTAAAATGACCTGCAGCTTTTTAGAAGTTGCTGTCACTATGTTAACTTCTGCTAAAAAAGTGTCTTGCTCTCAGTACATGTGAAAGGTGATGCATGATATTTATATGCTCGtgggaaatgaaaaataccaGTTAAACCTATGTTTCAACTTAGGATCCAGATCCACAAAAGGACTGAAGCAAAATTAAGGTACCTAAAgcatgtatatgtgtgtatctaaaagcatacatttttttttcacctgccCAGGTCTTGTGGTCCCCTCCCAAGACCTAGGAAGGGGAAAAGACCATAGCAATGTCAGTGAGAAAGCTCTTAATGAGCCCAGAAGATGCAATGGACTTAGAGAAAGGTAAAACAAGACTTCATTATCCTCAGGGTAGAGAAACTCTAATAAAGGAGtagaaagaagtgggaaaggaagaattaaaactTGTGTGAAGTAGAGGTGATAAGAGTATTGCACCTCTCAAAGAGCTACTGGGTTCAGTGTGTCAAGAATGAGAAGTGATTTggagagaacagcagcagcaaagtagttaaataaattaaaaaacaaagatgagaatttaattttcttgggGAAAATTAAATTGATCATAGTGACTGACTTTATGGGTTGTTTTATGCATGGAAATGTGTTGGAGCATGCTTGACTAAATCAGGACCGCTGAGATAGTGGATGAGGATGAGAGGATTTGTGGGTATGGCAGAGATAGAAAGCTCTCATTAGTGCTTTGAAAGTATTAATACAATATATGACAGAATGTATGGAAGCTAAACTTTGTCCACAGACCATAAGTGCCACAGGATTTGATTGAAATGACTCTTATTCCTCATGGGGAGCAGCTGGTGTCATGGTACAACACAGCTGACCACGCGATAGTTTTGCATTTACTCGCAATTTTTGTGAAGCTTGCAAGACTGTCTCAATGCTTGTGTATCCTAAACCGTGTCCTGAGTTCTGTTTTTTAAgtcaacaactaaaacatccaAAGTCATTGTTGAATTTGAGCATTAAAATTGCCACCCGGTGAAATCTTCTTGTGCTATGTCTTTGCTCTAGTATTCAAGACCTCAAAGAGAGAATAAGGCAACGTACAAACTTACCGCTGGGGCCGAGTATTGACACGCATGGAGAAACTTTTCTGTCGCAAGAAGTGGTGGTTAATCTTCTGCAAGAAACTAAACAAGCTTTTGAAAGATGTCACAGGGTGAGTTTGCTTCCCGTGATCTCCATTAGCGATGGAATTTTTCTGTGTGGAATTAAATCTCCAGGTTTGAGTTTTGATTCAA from Columba livia isolate bColLiv1 breed racing homer chromosome 5, bColLiv1.pat.W.v2, whole genome shotgun sequence carries:
- the EXOC5 gene encoding exocyst complex component 5 isoform X2 translates to MATTAELFEEPFVADEYIERLAWRTPGGGSRGGEAFDPKRLLEEFVNHIQELQVMDERIQRKVEKLEQQCQKEAKEFAKKVQELQKSNQVAFQHFQELDEHISYVATKVCHLGDQLEGVNTPRQRAVEAQKLMKYFNEFLDGELKSDVFTNSEKIKEAADIIQKLHLIAQELPFDRFSEVKSKIASKYHDLECQLIQEFTSAQRRGEISRMREVAAVLLHFKGYSHCVDVYIKQCQEGAFLRNDVFEDAAILCQRVNKQVGEVFSNPETVLAKLIQNIFEVKLQSYVKDQLEEHRKSDAEQYLKNLYDLYTRTTNLSSKLMEFNLGTDKQTFLSKLIKSIFISYLENYIEVEIGYLKSRSAMILQRYYDSKNHQKRSIGTGGIQDLKERIRQRTNLPLGPSIDTHGETFLSQEVVVNLLQETKQAFERCHRLSDPSDLPKNAFRIFSMLVEFLCTEHIDYALETGLAGIPSSDSKNANLYFLDVVHQANTIFHLFDKQFNDHLMPLISSSPKLSECLQKKKDIIEQMEVKLDMGIDRTLNCMIGQMKHILAAEQKKTDFKPEDENNVLIQYTNACVKVCAYVRKQVEKIRNSMDGKNVDTVLMELGVRFHRLIYEHLQQYSYSCMGGMLAICDVAEYRKCAKDFKIALVLQLFDTLHALCNLLVVAPDNLKQVCSGEQLANLDKNILHSFVQLRVDYRSARLARHFS
- the EXOC5 gene encoding exocyst complex component 5 isoform X1 — protein: MATTAELFEEPFVADEYIERLAWRTPGGGSRGGEAFDPKRLLEEFVNHIQELQVMDERIQRKVEKLEQQCQKEAKEFAKKVQELQKSNQVAFQHFQELDEHISYVATKVCHLGDQLEGVNTPRQRAVEAQKLMKYFNEFLDGELKSDVFTNSEKIKEAADIIQKLHLIAQELPFDRFSEVKSKIASKYHDLECQLIQEFTSAQRRGEISRMREVAAVLLHFKGYSHCVDVYIKQCQEGAFLRNDVFEDAAILCQRVNKQVGEVFSNPETVLAKLIQNIFEVKLQSYVKDQLEEHRKSDAEQYLKNLYDLYTRTTNLSSKLMEFNLGTDKQTFLSKLIKSIFISYLENYIEVEIGYLKSRSAMILQRYYDSKNHQKRSIGTGGIQIHKRTEAKLSIQDLKERIRQRTNLPLGPSIDTHGETFLSQEVVVNLLQETKQAFERCHRLSDPSDLPKNAFRIFSMLVEFLCTEHIDYALETGLAGIPSSDSKNANLYFLDVVHQANTIFHLFDKQFNDHLMPLISSSPKLSECLQKKKDIIEQMEVKLDMGIDRTLNCMIGQMKHILAAEQKKTDFKPEDENNVLIQYTNACVKVCAYVRKQVEKIRNSMDGKNVDTVLMELGVRFHRLIYEHLQQYSYSCMGGMLAICDVAEYRKCAKDFKIALVLQLFDTLHALCNLLVVAPDNLKQVCSGEQLANLDKNILHSFVQLRVDYRSARLARHFS